The segment CGGTGCCCAGAGCCACGGTCACGCCTTGGCCCCGGTAGAAGCCCACCCGGGCCGGCCCGGAGGAGAGCTTCATGTTCGAGCACGGGCAGTGGGTGACCGCGGTGCCGGTCTCGGCCAGGATCTTCACCTCCCGGTCGTCGAGCCACACGCCGTGGGCGATCACCGTGGAGGGCCCCAGGATGCCGCGCTGGTAGAACTCCTCGATGGGGCGCCGGCCGAACTGTCGCAGGCACTCCTGCACCTCCCAGACGGACTCCGAGGAGTGCGTGTGGATGCCCGTGTCGAACTCGGCGGCCAGGTCGGCGGCGCCGCGGAACATCTCGGGGGAGCAGTAGAAGATGTGCTCCAGGCCCACCCAGGTGCGCACCCGGCCCCCGGCGGCCACCCGGTGCGTCTCCAGCAGCCGCCGGTTCGTCTCCAGCGTCTCGAAGTAGTCGTACAGGTCGGCCGTGTAGGGGGCGAGCGTGGCGCGGATGCCGATCGTCTCGGCCGCCCTGGCCGAGCCGTCCATGTGCCGCCACATGTCCAGCACCGAGGTGGTTCCGCCGCGCACTCCCTCCGTGTAGGCCATCCAGGAGGCCGCCTCGGCGATCTCGGGCGTGAGCGCCCGGTGCGCCGGGTCGATGTGGTTCTCCAGCCACTCCCACAGCGCCAGCGACTCGGCGGTGCCGCGCAGCAGGCCCGAATGCAGGTGGCAGTTGTGGATACCGGGGATCACGGCGTGGCGGTCGGCGTCGATGATCGCCACACGCTCGGCGGCCGGATGCCGGTCCACCTCCTCGACGCTGCCGACCGCGGCGATGGCACCGTCCACGACGAGGACCGAGCCGGGGTCGTGGTAACTGCGCCGGCCCTCCATCGGCAGCACGATGCCTCCGCGGATCAGGAACGAACGGTCGGCGTCGGGGTTCAGGGCCATGTGTTACTCCTTGGTGCGGGCTGGGGATGACGGCGGCGCCGATGACTCGAACGCAGGTCCGGTTCGTGTCGCTGTGCGCTGGATTCCGGCGTGCGCCGGACTGACGAACGGCCGGATGTCTGGAGTCACCCGGAAGCCTCCTACCGGTCGGGCACGTAGTTGAAGCCCAGCGACTTCGGCATGCGCGCCCGCCGGGCGCCGATGATCAGGATGATCAGCGCCACGAAGAACGGGATCATCTGCAGGGCTTCGGTGGGCACGCTGTCGGACACGATGTTGCGCAGGTTGGCGCCCAGGGCGTCGGCAAGCCCGAAGGCGAACGACCCGACCGCCACGCCCCACGCCGACCAGCGCACCATGATGATCACGATCAGGGCGATGAACCCCCGCCCGGCGGTGATGGCCGGCTCGAAGACGCCGACCAGCGCCGTGGTGATGGCGGCGCCGCCGAGCCCGGCGAGCAGGCCCGAGATGAGCGTGGCGACCGACCGCACCCTGATCACGTCGACGCCCCGGGCGAAGGCCGCGTCGGGATCCTCGCCCACCGCTCGCACCTCCAGCCCGAACACGGTCCGCTGGGCCACCCACCACACGATCGGCACGAGGCCGAGGGCCAGCCACGTCATCCAGCTGTTGGACAGGAAGGCCTCGCCCAGGAACGGGATGTCGGAGAGCCCGGGGATGTGGATCTCGGCAAGGATGTTCACCTGGCGGCGCTCGGCGCCCAGCGGCGTGGTGAGGCGGAAGATGTAGCCGGTGAGCCCGACCCCCAGGATCGTGATGCCGAAACCCACCACGACCTGATTTGCGTTCAGGCGCACGCACAGCCAGACCATCAGCAGCGCCAGCGCCGCGCCGGCCAGGGCGCCGGCCAGGAGACCCACGGCGATGCCCGTCTCGACCGTCACGTACAGCGACGTGAGGGCCCCGATGATCATGAAGCCCTCCAAGCCGATGTTCAGCACGCCGGCCCGCTGGGCGATCGTCTCGCCCAGGGAGGCGAAGATCAGCGGCGTCGCCAGGCGCATGCCGCCGGCGAAGGTGGCCGTCCAGAACGTCATCTCGGCCAGCTTGCCCACGTCAGGACTCCCCGTGCCCGTCGGGGTCGCCGCCGGTTCCCGCGGGGCCGCCGCGGGGATCACCGGTGCCGCCGGCCGTCCGGGCGCCCCTGTGGCGGACCACAGGGCCGAGCGTCTCACCGACGGAGCGCACCGCCCGGCGGAAGATCGCGGCGATCTGCGGGGCGTAGCGAACCGCGAACCCCAGAAGGATCAGCGCCTGGATCACGTCGCTCAGCGAGGCGGGGATGCCCTCGGTGGCCTGCATGTGCAGCCCGCCCGCCTGCAGCGCCCCCACCAGCAGCGCGGCCGCCAGGATGCCCAGCGGCCGGGCGCCCCCCAGCATCGCCACGACGAGGCCGAAGAAGCCGATCTCCTCGGCGATGTCCACGTAGAGCCGCCCCAGCAGCCCCGCGGCCTGCAACCAGCCCGCCAGACCGGCCAGCGCTCCCGAGATGAGCAGCGAGTTGAGGATTATGCGCCGCCCGGGAATGCCCAGGCTGTGCGCCAGGCGGGGGTTCTCGCCGAAGAGGTCGTAGCGGTAGCCCATCGTCGAGCGGGTCCACAGGCCGAACAGCGCCACCATCACCACGACGGCCAGCACGCCGGCGTGCAGCCGGGTGCTCGCCACCAGGTCGCCCAGGATGACACTGTCCGCCAGCGGATCGGACTTGGGGGTGATGGCCGCCGGCTCCTTGAGCGGACCGTTGAGGAGGTAGCCGAGCAGCAGGAAGGCGAACTCGTTGAACAGCAGCGTGGAGAGGATCTCGTTGACGTTGAGGCGTGCCCGCAGCAGCGCCGGAACCAGTGCCCACACCATTCCGAACACCGCCCCGGCGAGGGCCGCCAGCGGGATCGCCGCCGCCGGCGGGGCGTCCCGGAGAACGAAACCGGCGACCAGCGTGCCGATGCTGCCGGCGATGAGTTGGCCCTGCGCACCGATGGTTATGACGCCGGCCCGCAGCGCCACCGCCGCGCCGATGCCCACGATCGCCAGCGGAGCGGCCCGCGCCAGCGTCTCGCCGATGGCGAACGAGTCGCCGAAGCTGCCCGCCAGGATCGCCCCGTAGGCGGTGAGGGGGTTGTCGCCGGATCCTGCCAGGATGATCGCTCCCAGGCCGAGGGCCGCCAGCACTGCCAGCAGGCTGGTGCCGAGGCCGATCGTGGCGCGCTCGAACGGGGTGTCCGCGCGGGGGACCCGGGTGCCGTCGCCGGCGCCGGACGTCCCCGGCGCGCCGCCGCCGGAGGGACCCTCCGCGGTCACGCTCACGACGTGCCCTCCTTCCCGCCTCCGGTGGTTGCCTCGCCGGGATGGCGCCCGGTCGTACCCTCGCCGTCGTCCTGCGGGGTGCCGGAGTCGGCACTCGATCCGTCGCCGCCCCCGCCGGTGGCCTCCTCCGGTGCCCGCTCACCGGATCGATCCCAGTGGAGGCCGGCCATGACCGCGCCGAGGCGGGCCGAGGTCATCTCCTCGACGCCGAAGCGGTCGGTCACCCGCCCGCCGCTGAGCACCACCACCCGGTGGGAAAGGTCGGCCACCTCGTCGAGATCGGCGGAGATGATGACCACCGCCCCGCCGCGGGCCGCGGCTTCGAAGCAGCGGTCGCGGATCGCTCTTCCGGCGTGCGGGTCGAGGCCCTTCGTGGGTCCCGCCGCCACCAGCACTGCCGGATCCCGCTCCATCTCGCGGGCGGCCATGAGCTTCTGCTGGTTTCCGCCCGACAGCGAGGCGGCTCGGAGTGCCGGCTCGGGCGGACGCACGTCGAAGCGCTGGGCCAGGGCCCGGGCGTGGTGCCGCACCGACGCCCGCAGCCGCACGCCGAAGCGGGCGAACTCAGCGTCGGAGACCCGCCGTGCGATGAGGTTGTCGGCCAGGGTGAATCCGGCCGCCAGCCCCGCGGTGCGGTCCTCGGGCAGCAGCGCCATCCCCGTTGCGACAGCGGCGCCCGGCGAACCCGTCACGTCGGTCCCGTCGATGCGCACCGTGCCCCCGTCGGGGGTGGCCTGCCCGGTGAGCACCGACGCCAGCTCCTCCTGGCCGTTGCCCGCCACGCCCACCACGCCCACGATCTCCCCGGCCCGCACGCGCAGCGACACGTCCCGCAGGCCGGGGCCGTGCTCGGCGGCGAGGTGCAACCCGTCGGCCTCGAGACGCACGTCGCCCCGTTCGAGGTCCGGACGGCGGACCTCCAACAGCGAGAGGTCACCCACCATCAGCTCGGCGATGCGGCGCAGGTCGGAGCCGGCCACCTCCTCGCCGGCGGTCACGACCCGGCCCTGACGCAGCACGGTCAGACGGTCGGCCAGCTCGGCCAACTCCGGTAGGCGGTGAGAGATGTAGATGATGGGCGTGCCCTCGCTGCGCAGGCGCAGGCACAGCTCGATGAGCGCCTCGGTCTCCAGGGGGCCCAGTGCCGAACTGGGCTCGTCGAGGATGAGCAGGCGGGCGCCCCAGGCCAGGCTGATGAGGATCTCGGCCTGCTGGCGCACCGCCAGCGGCAGTCCGTCCACCAACTCGTCGGGAGGCACCGACAGGTCCAGTTCGGCGGCCAGGCGCTCGACCTCGGCGCGGGCGGCCTTGGCGTTGAAGGTGCGCGGCCAGGGGCGCCGGCCGGCGCCGCGTCGCGCCGCCGGGAGCGACCCGTCCTCACCGCCGCCGGGCGCCGCGGTCTCCTCCGGCGCTCCGGCGACCTGGCGGCGGGGGCGGCCCAGCTCGATGTTCTGCGCGACGGTGAGGCCGCGCACGAGGGACAGCTGCTGGCGCACGTGCGCCACGCCGGACGCGGAGCCGTCCGAGCGGCGCCGCGGGTTGTAGGGCTCGCCGAACAGCTCGAGTGTGCCGCGGTCGGGCCGCAGGGCGCCCGCGACGATCTTGGCCAGCGTCGTCTTGCCGGCGCCGTTCTCGCCAACGAGAGCGTGGATCTCCCCGGCCCGCAGATCGAAGTCCACGTTGTCCAGCGCCTGGGTGGCGCCGAAGCGTCGTGACACCCCCCGTGCCTCGAAGGCAACCTCGGGAGCCATGTCGGTGCTCACGGCGGCGGCGGGAGGGTGGCGCGGGCTGCGACCGCCACCTCGTCCTCGTCGACGCTGACGCAGCGGCCGTCCCGCACAACCACCTCACCGTCGGCGATCACGAGGTCGGCACGGTCCGACAGACCGGTCAGCACCAAACCCACGACCGGATCGTGCACGCCGACGCGGTCTACCGTGGTGATGTCCCAGGCAGCCACGTCGGCGCCCGCGCCGGGAGTGATCGTCCCCAACTCCGAGCGGCTGAGGCAGCGGGCGGAACCCCGCGTGGACATGGCCAGCAACTCGCGGGCGCTCAGCCAGCGCTCCGGGTCGGGGCTGTGCTGGCGGTGCGAGAGGGCGGCCAGCCGCATGTCGCCCATCTGGTTGGCGCCGTCGTTGGAGGCCGACCCTGTTGTGCCGAACCCCACCGTGCATCCCCCGTCGAGCCACCAGCGAACCGGTGCCGGGCGGAACCCCATGCGCAGGTCCGGGGCGACGAGGTGCACCAGCCCGACCCCGGTGGCGGCGTAGTCGGGGATCTCGCCCCGGGGGCAGTCCACCATGTGCGCCAGCCACACCCTGTCGTTGTGCCAACCCTCCTCGCCGATGACCTGCCAGGGGGACCGGCCGTAGCGGCGGCGGCAGAACTGGGTGTCCACCCCCTCGTAGAGATGCGTGTGCAGGCCCACACCCGGGTGCTCCGCCGCCATCTCGGCGAAGGCGGCGAAGACCTCGCGGCGGTCCACATGCGGTCCGCAGGGGGCCAGGTCGACGCGGACGCGGGCCAGCGGATCGGGGTCGTGGTAGGTCTCGATCAGTTCCAGGGAGTGGCGCAGCACCTCGTCGACGCTCTGGCAGGCCGAATCGGGGCCCTCGCCGCCTTCGCTGCGGGCGTAGGTCATGGTGCCCCGCCCGGCGTGCAGGCGGATGCCGACCTCCCGTGCCGCTTCGATGGTGGCCTCGATGTACGGCGCCGTCACGCCGCCCGGGAAGAAGTAGTGCTGGTCGGCGACGGTCGTCACCCCGCACAGCAGCGACTCGACCATGCCGGCCCGGGCCATCGTGGCGATCGCCTCGGGGGTGAAGTGACCGTCGTTCCACCACTGCGTGCAGATCCGCCCGAGGCCTATCAGCCAGTCGTCCAGCAGGACCCTCTCGAGTTCGGGGATGCTCCGCAGGCCCACCTGGTAGAGGTGCTGGTGCGCGTTGATGAGCCCCGGCATGACCAGCAGCCGCGAGGCATCGATGGCGGTCTCGCCGGTCTGCGGCTCGAGGTCGCCGATCTCGGCGATGCGCCCGTCGGCGATGCGCACATCGACGTCGCGCAGCTCCCGGTCGTCGCTGTCGAATGTCAGGAGGTGGGCGACGTCGCGCAGCAGTAGCCCGGGCACGGCCGCAAGTCTGGCAAAATTGCCACGAACGTGGAGGGAATGATCCGGAAGCCTCGCCCGGCGGCGGTCGTCGTCGGCGTCAGCACCCTGTCGATCGCGTTCAACTCGGCGTACGGCTACGTGCCGGGGTTCATGGCCACGGCGCTGCGCGCCGACCTGGGTATCGACCGCTGGCACGTGGGCCTGCTGGTGAGCCTCTACTTCGGCTGCGCCGGAGTGGCGTCCCTGGCCGCCGGGCGGGTCTGCGACCGCGTCGGCGGCCGGCTCACCGTGTTCGGGGGGATGGCGTTCGTCGTGGTGGCGTCCGGGCTGGCCGCCGGCCTGGGCGGCTACGCCCCGTTGCCGGCCGCCGGTGTGCTGGCGGGACTCGGGTACTCGCTGAACAACGTGGGGACGAACGTCGCCGTCGCCGGAGCCGTGAGCCCCCGGCGGCGGGCGGTGGCCCTGTCGACGCGGAGCTCGGGGATCCTCCTGATGAGCGCCCTGACCGCGGCGGTCGCTCCGGTCGTCGCCGACCGCTGGGATTGGCGATGGGTGTACGGCGGGCTCGGGGTCGGCGCTGCGGCGATGGCCCTCGTGGCGCTGGCGGTTCTGCGCGATGACACGGGCGACCCGCACGAGTTGCTGCGGCGCCGGTCGCTCCGCCTGCCGCGGGGCTTCTTCTGGTTCCCGGTGGGGGCGTTCTGCCTGATCGCCGGGGCGCAGCCGCTGCTCTCCTGGACGGTGCCGTACGCCGAGGAGTCCCTGGGTCTCTCGGCGACATGGGCAGGCGTTCTTGTGGGTGCGTCCTCCGCCGTGGGTGCTGTGGCCATGGTCGGCACCGGCGTGGGGGCCGACCGGCTGGGTGCGCACCGGCGCATGCGCCTGCTCGTCGTGCTGGTGGCGGGCACCGGCGTCTCGTGCCTGCTGCTCGCCGGCGGCCACCAACTCGGACTGCCGGTGGCGATGGTGGGCGTCCTCGGCGGGATCATCCTGCAGTTCGCCGGCATCGGCACGATGCACGCCACGGTGGTGGATCGGGCCGGCCCCGCGGTCGCCCGGGCCACCGCGGCCACCATGACCGGCTACTACCTGGGTGCCCTCGTGTCGCCGGTGGCGTTCGGCGCATTCGTGGACACCGTCGGCTCCTACGAGTGGGCCTGGCTGATTCTCGGCCTCCTCTTGGGGGGATCGGCTGTGTCGTTCCGCCTGGCAGGGCGGATCGAGCCGGCGGATTGAGACCCATGCCCCGGGGTTACCCTCGACCGGGCATGAAGACCGCGACTGCATTCGTGACGGGGCTGCCGACCTCGGAGAGACACCGCCGGTGCGTCGCGGTCCTCGTGGCTACCCGGTGCGTGGCCGCGGGTCACCTGGCCGGCCGAGACGCCCATCCGTCGGAGGCGGATCGATGAGTGCCCGCTTCGTTGGCCGGAGCGTGCCGCGGGTCAACGATGAGACGATGCTGCGGGGTGCGGCGCGGTACGTGGCCGACCTCGCCGGCCCGATGGCGGGCGTGCTGCACGCGGCCGTGATCCGCAGCCCGGTGGCGCACGGGATTCTGGAGGGCCTCGAGGTCGACGGACTTCCCGATGATGCCCGGCTGGTCGGCCCGGAGGACCTGCGCCGCCGGGCGACGGGCCGCCTGCCGGTCCTGTGGCAGATCGCCACCCAGAACCAGACATCCACGCCGCTGCTCGACGGCAAGGTGCGCTACGCCGGTCAGCCCATCGGCGTGGTGGTGGCGCCGAGCGCCGCTGCCGCCGTCGACGCCGCCGAGGCGGTCCTGCCGGTGATCGACGAACTGCCGGCGGTCACCGATCCGCTGGAGGCCCTCGCTGCAGGAGCGCCCCGCCTGTGGGACGACGTGGAGGGGAACCTGCTGGGCGCCTGCGCGGCCGGCGACAGCGACGAGCATGTCGAGGCGGTCTTCGCGGCGGCCGACCGGCGACTGCGCACCCGGCTGGTGATCGGGCGCCTCAGCGGAGCGCCCATGGAGGGGCGCGGCGTGCTGGCGTACACCGAGCCCACCGGGAAGCTGGTGGTCCACATCTCGACGCAGGCACCGCATGCCGTACGCGACGTCGTCTGCGCGGTGCTCGGCATGCCGCAGCACCGGGTCCGGGTCACGGCGCCGGACGTCGGCGGCGGGTTCGGCCTCAAGGACCATCTCTATGAGGACGAGCTGATGGTGATCATCGCCGCGCTGGAATCGGGATGTCCGGTGCAGTGGATCGAGACTCGGACCGAGTCGCTGCTGGCGACGACGCACGGGCGCGGCGAGATCTGCGACGTGGAGGTGGCCTTCGACGACGACGGCACGCTGCGCGGCCTGCGGGTCGACGCCGTGCGCAACGCCGGGGCGCAGTGCAGCGTCTTCTCCGGCGGGCCGCTGCTCGTGGCGCTCGGCATGGCGCCGGGGCCGTACACCTGGGACGCCGTGCGGGGCACCGGACGGCTCGTGGCCACCAACACCATGTCCGCCGGCGCCTACCGGGGATTCGGCCAGACCCAGGCGGCCCTCATCGGCGAGCGGGCGGTGGAACTGGTGGCCCGTGCGCTGGGCCGGCACCCGGCGGAGGTGCGCCGGCAGAACATGATCCGTCCCACCGACCAGCCCTACACGACGCGTACGCACGTCACCTACGACAACGGCGACTACAGCGCTCCGCTGCGCCGCGCCCGCGAGTTGATCGAGGACCGCATGGCCGCCGCCCCGCCGCCGAATGACGGCCGTCGGCGCGGGGTCGGGTACGCCTCGCACGTGCAGCTGGCGGGCGTGGGGCCGAGCAACCTGGGCGAGCTGCTGGGCCTGCGGGTCGGCGGCTACGAGAGCGCCGTGGTGCGCATGGAGCCCGACGCCAGCGTGCGCCTCTACACGGGCGTGTCGCCGCACGGCCAAGGGCTCGAGACCACCCTGGCGCAACTGCTGGCCGACGAACTGGGCGTCGACGTCGCCGATGTGGAGGTGATCCACAGCGACACCGACGTCACCCCCTATTCCGCCTTCGGCACCGCCGCCTCGCGCTCGCTGCCCCTGGGTGGCGGCTCGGCCGTCGTCGCCGGGCGCGAGCTGGCCGGGCGGATCCGCGCCATCGCGGCGGACATGCTGGAGGCCAACCCCGCCGACCTGACCCTCGCCGGCCGGCAGGTCACCGTCGCCGGCACGGTCGCTTCGGTGCCGCTGGCCGAGGTGGCCGCGGCGGCATACCGGGGGTTCCGGCTGCCCGAGGGGCAGGCACCGGGTCTCACCGCCTCGTACGTCTACGACCCGCCCAGCCCCACGTTCTCCTTCGCCGCCCACGCCTGCGCCGTGGCGGTCGACCCGGAACTCGGCAGTGTGGAGATCACGGACTACGTGGCGGTCCTCGACTGCGGCACTGTCGTGAACCCCGTGATCGTTCAGGGACAGGTGCACGGCGGCGCCGCGCAGGGCATCGGGGCGGCGCTCACCGAGGAGATCGTCTACGACGCCGGCGGTCAGCCCCGCACCACCACCCTGGCCGACTACCTCGTGCCCACCTCCGACGTGTTGCCCGGCTTCACCGTCGAGCACATGGAGACGCCGTCGCCGTACACCCCCGGCGGCATGAAGGGCATGGGCGAGGGCGGCACCAACGCCGCCTTCTCCTGCGTCCTCAACGCCGTGCTGGACGCCGTCACAACCGCTGGAGCCCCGGCGGCCGAGACGCTCGCCACCCCGCTCTCACCCGAACGCATCTGGCGGATCCTGCAGCGCCCTGGCTGACGCCCCGTGCCGGTCGTGGTCTCTCAGCGGACCGTTCGCGAGGCGGCGTGGCCGGCGGCGACGTAGGCGTAGGTGATGGCTCGGGCGTTGGCGAGGCCGCCCACGTAGCCGGGCTGCTCGACGTAGGCGGCGGCGTTGCCTGTGGCGTAGAGGCCGTCGATAGGGCGACGATCCTCGGTCAGCACCTGCGCGGCACTGTTGATCAGCAGGCCCGTCGAGTAGATGCCCGTGCCCAGCAGCTTCAGCGGCAGACCCCAGAACGGCGGCTCTGTGAGCGATCCCAGGTTCGGATTGGGCGACTGGTTCGGATCGCCCGCCCGGAGCCGGCTGTAGGGGAGCGTGCCGCGGCCGAACGCCGGGTCGTTCCCCTCCTCGGCGCCGTCGTTGAAGGCGGCGACCTGGTCGATGAGGCCACCGGCGTCGACACCGAGTGTGCCGGCGAGATCGGTGAGGTTTGACGCCTGCGCGAGGTCGGCCGGCCATTCCTCGCCGTCGCCGAGCCGGTAGCGGGTGCGATAGCGGTTGTCGCCGATGAGAAAGCACGGGTAGTTGGGGAACTGCCCCGCGGCGTCGCGTTCCTTCACAGCGCGTAGCAGGAACCCGTAGAAGCTCTCGTCGCCGAAGCGTCTCCCCGTCCGGTTCACGACGATGGCGTGAGGCAGTCCGAGTGCCCGCGACAGCTCGCGGTGCAGCGGCCGGTCCGTCCCAGGGTGGCGCTCGGTCGGGCTCTCGTAGCCAAAGATCGTGAATGCCTGCCCGGCGCGTGCCCGGGCGGCACCCGTGGGTTCGACGAGCGCCAGGCCGTCGCCGTCGAGCACCGGGGGAGAGGCCTCGAAGATCTCCGGCAATCCCTCCAGTTCGGCCGCGAACGGGGCATTGCCGTAGCTGCCCGTGGCGACGAGCACCCCTCGCCGAGCGCGGATCTCGCGGCGTTCGCCCTTCACCTCGACGACGGCCCCCGAGACCCTGTCTCCGCTGTGGACAAGTTCGATGCAGCGCGCCTCCAGCAGGATCGGCACTCCCCGCTGCACGAGAGCTGCGGCCGCGAACGCGGCGGACAGTCCGGGACCCCAGGTCCAGAAGTCGCTCTCACGGCGCTGCCAGTGCAACTCAGCGAGGACCTCGCCCGCGACCAGGTCACCGCCGGCTCGGCGCACCTCGTCATGGGTCAGGCCGAGGAGTCGGAAATGCGGTGAACTGCGACACCGGTCCCGCCAAGGTCCGAGAGCCTCGCCATCGACGGTGACCTCCAGGATCCGGCCACCCGACACCGATCCCGGAGCATCGGGGTGGTACTGGTCACCCAGCCCGGTGCTCTGGAAGCGCACGCCGAGGCAAGAGAAGTACGCCACAGCCTCGGGAGCGCGCCGGACGAACGTGGTCAGGAGGTCCTCGTCGAACGCGCCGGCGTCACATGCGACCCAACGCAGGTACCTGGTGGTGTCCTCCGCGCTGTCCTCGAGGCCGGCCTGGCGCTGCAGGTGGTTGTTCCCGACCCAGACCACGCCGCCGCTGTAGGCGGTGACACCCCCGATGAGCGGCGACTTCTCGACAATGAGCGCCTCGAGTCCCGCGTCGGCCGCACGCAGAGCAGCGGCGAGCCCGCCGAGCCCACCCCCGATGCAGAGGAGATCGCATTCGTGAGCCGCCACGAGTGCTCCCAATCGTCGATGTCGAGCCACGCCCGGTGCGGGAGGAGGGGAGAGCCGGACGCCTCCGACCTCCCGCGCTCGCCGCATCCGGCGATGCCGGAACAGCGACCGTACCATTGGCCGATGGACGCGATCCCCACCCAACCGACGGTGACGGGATGTCTGGCGGACTTCGTGACTGCCCACCGGAAGGCGTCCCTGCCCCAATCGGTGCAGCAGGTG is part of the bacterium genome and harbors:
- a CDS encoding FAD-dependent oxidoreductase, which encodes MAAHECDLLCIGGGLGGLAAALRAADAGLEALIVEKSPLIGGVTAYSGGVVWVGNNHLQRQAGLEDSAEDTTRYLRWVACDAGAFDEDLLTTFVRRAPEAVAYFSCLGVRFQSTGLGDQYHPDAPGSVSGGRILEVTVDGEALGPWRDRCRSSPHFRLLGLTHDEVRRAGGDLVAGEVLAELHWQRRESDFWTWGPGLSAAFAAAALVQRGVPILLEARCIELVHSGDRVSGAVVEVKGERREIRARRGVLVATGSYGNAPFAAELEGLPEIFEASPPVLDGDGLALVEPTGAARARAGQAFTIFGYESPTERHPGTDRPLHRELSRALGLPHAIVVNRTGRRFGDESFYGFLLRAVKERDAAGQFPNYPCFLIGDNRYRTRYRLGDGEEWPADLAQASNLTDLAGTLGVDAGGLIDQVAAFNDGAEEGNDPAFGRGTLPYSRLRAGDPNQSPNPNLGSLTEPPFWGLPLKLLGTGIYSTGLLINSAAQVLTEDRRPIDGLYATGNAAAYVEQPGYVGGLANARAITYAYVAAGHAASRTVR